Proteins encoded by one window of Lathyrus oleraceus cultivar Zhongwan6 chromosome 1, CAAS_Psat_ZW6_1.0, whole genome shotgun sequence:
- the LOC127106352 gene encoding uncharacterized protein LOC127106352, with product MDLIKAARLLKTAVGLSQCYEGLVKEFIVNIPEDISDKNNKEFYKVYVRGKCITFSPAVINNFLGRNNEGVGELEVPTSHISTIANTLGRFIFDIGTKVKFDYGRFMFYQIIKHATSNAVKLPIAFSSMIYGIILNQHPDILCLNDLPSRRKPALSVHYKLFEGSHVEDIVMTSAMKRPTSKVGAIVELKETCKELGEGIRVATTRIQSLEALIASFKQAEGENVQHANISHEEEAEAHTSSERSSNNDDVSGNSPSSADEEAAN from the exons atggacctgataaAAGCTGCTAGGCTTTTGAAGACTGCTGTTGGGTTATCTCAATGCTACGAAGGTTTAGTCAAGGAATTTATTGTTAATATTCCCGAGGATATTTCTGATAAGAACAACAAGGAGTTCTATAAGGTGTATGTGAGGGGTAAGTGTATAACATTCTCTCCTGCTGTTATTAATAATTTTCTAGGCAGAAACAATGAGGGTGTAGGAGAATTAGAA GTCCCTACCAGCCACATCTCCACCATTGCTAATACTCTTGGGAGGTTTATTTTTGATATTGGGACAAAAGTGAaatttgactatggtagatttatgttttATCAAATCATCAAGCATGCAACTAGTAATGCAGTTAAGCTGCCAATTGCTTTTTCCTCTATGATCTATGGAATTATCTTGAACCAACATCCTGATATTTTGTGCTTAAATGATTTACCTAGTAGGAGAAAACCAGCTCTGTCTGTGCACTACAAACTctttgaaggcagtcatgtcgaggatattgtcatgacatctgccatgAAGAGACCAACCTCAAAAGTTGGAGCAATTGTTGAGCTTAAGGAGACATGCAAAGAGCTAGGTGAAGGGATTAGGGTAGCTACAACTAGAATACAATCTTTGGAAGCCTTGATTGCAAGCTTCAAGCAGGCTGAGGGTGAAAATGTTCAACATGCTAATATCAGCCATGAAGAAGAAgctgaagcccacacctctagtgagaggtcttCTAACAATGATGATGTGAGTGGCAATTCTCCTTCTAGTGCTGATGAAGAGGCTGCAAACTAA